The segment CAGTGCCCGCACCATGTTGTGGCAGAAGGCGTCGGCCCGGACCGTCGCCACGGCCAGCCCGTTGGCGTCCCGCTCCCAGTACAGCTCCAGCAGCGTACGGATGGTGGTCGCGCCCTCGCGCTTCTTGCAGTACGCCGCGAAGTCGTGCTCCCCGAGCAGCCTGCGCGCGGCCTCGTTCATCAGCTCGACGTCCACCGGCCGGTCGTGCCACAGCACGTGCCCGCGCAGCAGCGGGTCGACGCCGCCGGGGTGGTCGCCGACCCGGTAGGCGTAGCGCCGCCAGATCGCGGCGAACCGGGCGTTGAAGCCGTACGGGGCCTGGCTCACCCGCCACACGCGGACGTCCCAGGGCAGCTTGCCCGCGAGCCGGCGCAGCAGTTTCTCCCCCTGCGCATGCCAGACGTCCTCGGGAAGGTCGACATGCGCGACCTGCCCTCGGGCGTGCACCCCGGCGTCGGTGCGCCCCGCGACCGTCAGGTCGACCGGGTCGGGCAGCCGCAGCACGGTCTGGATGGCCGACTCCAGCTCGCCCTGGACGGTCCGACGGGTGCGCTGCTTGGCCCAGCCGGAGAATTCGGCCCCGTCGTAGGACAGGTCCAGCCGCACCCGTACGAAGCCGGGCTCCACCTCATCGCTCACGAGCAGATCCTCTCAAAAAAAGGAAGCGGGCCCGCCCCCAGCAGAACTGGGTGCGGGCCCGCTCAGGAGACCTGGATCAGGCTTCCTTGGACTCCTCGGCGGCCTCTTCGGCCGGAGCGGCGTCCTCGACGACCTCGGCGGCCGGAGCTGCCTCGGCTTCCTTCACCGCGCGCTTGGTCGCGGCCTCGGCCTCGCCGGTCGCCTCCTGGGCGACGGTGAGGGCCTCCACCAGCTCGATGACCGCCATCGGGGCGTTGTCGCCACGACGGTTGCCGATCTTCGTGATGCGGGTGTAGCCACCGGGGCGGTTCTCGTAGCGAGGCGCGATCTCGGTGAAGAGGGTGTGGACGATGCCCTTGTCGGTGATCGTCTGCAGCACCAGGCGACGGTTGTGGATGTCGCCCTTCTTCGCCTTGGTGATCAGGCGCTCCGCGACCGGACGCAGACGGCGCGCCTTGGCCTCGGTGGTGG is part of the Streptomyces sp. NBC_01262 genome and harbors:
- the truA gene encoding tRNA pseudouridine(38-40) synthase TruA produces the protein MSDEVEPGFVRVRLDLSYDGAEFSGWAKQRTRRTVQGELESAIQTVLRLPDPVDLTVAGRTDAGVHARGQVAHVDLPEDVWHAQGEKLLRRLAGKLPWDVRVWRVSQAPYGFNARFAAIWRRYAYRVGDHPGGVDPLLRGHVLWHDRPVDVELMNEAARRLLGEHDFAAYCKKREGATTIRTLLELYWERDANGLAVATVRADAFCHNMVRALVGAMILVGDGHRPVGFPGEVLAGRVRHSAVNVVRPHGLTLEEVGYPADELLAARNKEARNMRTLPGCVRA
- the rplQ gene encoding 50S ribosomal protein L17 → MPKPAKGARLGGSAAHEKLLLANLAKSLFEHGRITTTEAKARRLRPVAERLITKAKKGDIHNRRLVLQTITDKGIVHTLFTEIAPRYENRPGGYTRITKIGNRRGDNAPMAVIELVEALTVAQEATGEAEAATKRAVKEAEAAPAAEVVEDAAPAEEAAEESKEA